A window of the Cicer arietinum cultivar CDC Frontier isolate Library 1 chromosome 6, Cicar.CDCFrontier_v2.0, whole genome shotgun sequence genome harbors these coding sequences:
- the LOC101508260 gene encoding uncharacterized protein, whose translation MEGKIGLLFMIVLVSAWACDARELANPELNITSDVCSLCEEYTTKALNYIKDNNTQAEIIDGLHNTCYQLLSFKKQCIELVDYYAPLFFSKIALIKPGELCEKFNLCESAKASSQVQGNSCGLCKDAVAALLVELNDPDTKLEIMEKLLKACKSLEKYAKECKKIVFEYGPLILINAEKFLKTADICTTLHACPASIVISQEATIMEEIPMLSDS comes from the exons ATGGAGGGCAAAATAGGGCTTTTATTTATGATTGTGTTGGTTTCTGCTTGGGCTTGTGATGCAAGAGAGCTAGCAAACCCTG AATTAAACATAACATCAGATGTGTGTTCACTTTGTGAGGAATATACTACTAAGGCacttaattatataaaagataaCAACACTCAGGCAGAAATCATTGATGGCCTTCACAATACTTGCTATCAGCTTCTGTCTTTCAAGAAGCAG TGCATTGAGTTGGTGGATTATTATGCTCCACTTTTCTTCTCAAAAATAGCTCTAATTAAGCCTGGAGAACTCTGCGAGAAGTTCAACCTTTGTGAGTCTGCAAAGGCTTCTTCACAAGTTCAAGGAAATAGCTGTGGCCTTTGCAAAGACGCTGTTGCAGCATTATTGGTTGAGTTGAACGATCCTGACACTAAG CTAGAGATAATGGAGAAACTACTGAAGGCATGCAAATCTTTGGAGAAGTATGCAAAGGAG TGCAAGAAGATCGTTTTCGAGTATGGACCTTTGATTCTAATCAATGCAGAGAAATTCCTAAAGACAGCAGATATATGCACCACATTACATGCCTGCCCTGCTTCCATTGTTATTAGCCAGGAAGCTACAATCATGGAAGAAATACCAATGCTTTCTGACTCTTAA